From Paenarthrobacter sp. A20:
TGATCGTCTGCGCCGGCGGCGGCGTGATCCTCTTCTCGATCCTCGCCCTGGTCCTCGACCGCATCAGCATCAAACGCTCGCAGCGGGCCGTGGTGGAAGCCGTGCCGGATTCGGTTCCGGACGAGGGGCCAGAGCACGACGACGTCCGCTAAGCCGGGCGCCCGGCCCACCTCTTTTGAGGGGGGCCAGTGTGATACACGCCGCATTTTTGCAGGAACACGCCCAATACCGGGGTCACATAGGCCGCGAGGGAACTTACCACGGCCACAACATGAGACAATCGACCAGTGGCACGTGGCGACGGAAAACTTTCTCATGATCTTCTCCCCGGCGAAAAAGGCCCCCAGGACGCTTGTGGCGTCTTCGGGGTTTGGGCTCCCGGTGAAGAAGTAGCAAAACTCACCTATTACGGGCTGTATGCGCTGCAGCACCGCGGACAAGAATCGGCTGGTATTGCTACCAGTGACGGCAAGCGCATCAATGTCTATAAGGACATGGGCCTTGTGTCCCAAGTCTTCGATGAGACAACCCTGAATACCCTTACCGGGCACCTGGCCGTTGGCCACTGCCGGTATTCCACCACCGGTGCAAGCCACTGGGCCAACGCGCAGCCAACCCTGGGTGCGACAGCAACCGGCACGGTTGCCTTGGCCCACAACGGCAACCTGACCAACACCGCTGAGCTCCGGGAAATGATCCTTGAGCGCAACGATGGCCAGCTGACCGGTGAAATGAAGCAGGGCAACACCTCTGACACCGCATTGGTGACCGCACTCCTTGAGGGCGAAGAGGGCAAGACCCTGGAGCAGACCGCACTGGAGCTGCTGCCCAAGATCAAGGGTGGCTTCTGCTTCGTCTTCATGGATGAGGGAACCCTCTACGCAGCCCGCGACACCTACGGCATCCGTCCGTTGTGCCTTGGCCGCCTGGACCGCGGTTGGGTGGTAGCGTCCGAGCAAGCCGGCCTGGCCACCGTTGGTGCGAGCTTCATCCGCGAAATCGAGCCCGGCGAGTTCATCGCCATCGACGAGGACGGCGTCCGTTCGCAGCGCTTCGCCGAGGCAACACCGGCTGGCTGTGTCTTCGAATACGTTTACCTCGCCCGCCCGGACGCTGCCATTGCCGGCCGCTCCGTGTACGAGGCCCGCGTTGAGATGGGCCGCCAGTTGGCCCGCGAAAACACGCATGAGGCAGACCTGGTCATTCCCGTTCCCGAGTCCGGTACCCCAGCGGCTGTTGGTTACGCCGAACAGTCGGGTATCCCGTTCGCACACGGCTTCGTCAAGAACGCCTACGTGGGCCGTACCTTCATCCAGCCGTCGCAGACCCTGCGCCAGCTGGGTATCCGGCTCAAGCTCAACGCCTTGGAATCCGTCATCCGCGGCAAGCGCATCGTTGTGGTGGATGACTCGATCGTCCGTGGCAACACGCAGCGCGCCATCGTGCGAATGCTCCGCGAAGCCGGTGCCGCTGCGGTGCACGTGAAGATCTCCTCTCCCCCGGTTCAGTGGCCCTGCTTCTACGGCATCGATTTCGCGTCCCGTGCGGAACTCATCGCCAACGGCGCCACCATCGAGGAGATCTCCCAGGCAATCGGTGCTGACTCGCTGGCCTACATCTCCGAAGACGGCATGATCGGCGCTACCCAGCAGCCGCGCGAACGTCTCTGCACTGCCTGCTTCACCGGCAAGTACCCCATCGAGCTCCCGCACGCGGACAAGCTGGGCAAGAACCTGCTGGAGCGCACCGACCTTGGCGGCCTGGAACCGGCCGCAGAGTCCGACTCAGTGGACGATTCCGAGGACCCCGCCGAGAAGCCGGGCGCCACGGGCTGCGATCCCGGACCCGACGCCGAATTCGAAAACCTGCTTACCGACGCTGATCGTTTGACCGACGCCGACAAGAAAGAGTCTGTATGAGCTCCGCTACCCCCGCCGCTGAGAACAACTCCGGCATCACCTACGCTTCTGCCGGCGTCGACGTTGAAGCGGGCGACCGCGCAGTCGAACTCATGAAGGGCGCCATCAAGGCGACGCACAACTCTTCGGTGATTGGCGGCGTCGGCGGTTTCGCTGGCCTGTACGACGTCTCGAAGCTCCTGACCTACAAGAAGCCGCTACTCGCCACCTCCACTGATGGCGTGGGCACCAAGGTTGCCATCGCGCAGGCCATGGACATCCACGACACCATCGGTTTCGACCTGGTGGGCATGGTGGTGGACGACATCGTTGTGGTGGGTGCTGAGCCGCTCTACATGACCGACTACATCGCTTGCGGCAAGGTCGTGCCGGAGCGCATCGCAGACATCGTCCGCGGTATCGCTGCTGCCTGCTCCGTTGCCGGTACTGCCCTTGTGGGTGGCGAAACTGCTGAGCACCCGGGCCTTCTGGGTGAGCACGAGTACGACGTCGCAGGTGCCGCCACAGGCATCGTCGAGGCCGACGCCCTGCTCGGCCCGGACCGCGTCCGTGCCGGCGATGTCGTCATCGGCATGGCTTCCTCCGGCCTGCACTCCAACGGTTACTCCTTGGTCCGCCGCGTCATCAACCACGCCGGCTGGGCACTGGACCGCCAGGTTTCCGAGCTCGGCCGCACGCTGGGCGAAGAGCTCCTGGAGCCCACCCGCGTTTACGCAGCCGACTGCCTGGACCTCGCCCGCGCCTTCCCCGTCACCGGCGGCGCAGCGGTTCATGGCTTCAGCCACGTCACCGGTGGTGGCCTGGCCGCCAACCTGGCACGTGTCCTTCCGCAGGGCCTCGTGGCCACGGTTGACCGCAATACCTGGGAACTGCCCGCGATCTTCAAGCTGGTCTCCGAGCTCGGCAACGTTCCGCTGGCCGACCTGGAGCGCACGCTGAACCTCGGCGTGGGCATGGTGGCCATCGTTTCCGCGGAAGCAGCCGACGCCGCTGTTGCCCGCCTCAACGACCGCGGACTTCCGTCCTGGGTCATGGGTACCGTGTCGGCTGACAGCGACTCGATCGACAAGACCGGGCCGGACTACGTCCAGGGCGCCAAGGGCGTCGACGGCGGCGCTGTCCGTTTGGTGAACGCCTACGCCTAAGCGGTTTATCGCCTCTTAAAGAGAGCGGCCGGACAGTTTCGACTGCCCGGCCGCTCTTTTGCTCTTCCTAGACCTGGATCAGGCTCAGGACTCCGCCTTGTGGGTCCTGGATGGTAGCGAGGGAGCCCGTCTCGGGATGGTCTTCCGCTTCCACCAGGACCTCTCCCCCGGCAGCTGCCGCGGCTTCCACCGCCTTGCGCAGGTCCGCGACAGCAAAGTAGATCTGCCAGCCGGGCTCGTCCCCTTCGCCGGCAGGAACGACGCCGGCCACCTCGTCACCGTTGACCATCAGCGTGCTGTAGCTGCCGCCGTCGTCCTGGGGATATTCAGTGACCTCGTGCGCGAAGAGCTCTTGGAAAAAGCCGACGGCGGCCTGTGGCTCAGGCGTCAACAGTTCAGCCCACGCCAACGCACCGGGCTCGTTGAACAAGTGGCTCCCTCTATGCGTTCCAGCCTGCCAGATTCCAGTGGTTCCGCCGCCAGGTGGTTCGATGAACGCCAGGACCCCAGTGTCCGCGACAGCCTCGGGGCCGAACTGGAGCTTCCCTCCAGCATGGACCGCGTCGTCAGCAATCTCTTCAGTATCCGTAGCCGCGATGTACACGTTCCACTGGCCGTGCGTTCCGGCAGCTTCCTGCATGGGGTTCTGCGGGGCGATCACGGCCACCAGCTGATCCTTTACGAAGGCCTGCGCGTAGCTTCGGCCATCCGGCGTGGGCAGGTCCTGGTAGCTCCAGCCGAACACGTGCTGATAGAAATCCTTGGCCGCAGCAACATCCCTTGTCTGCAGGTCCGCCCAGCATGGCTCACCGCTGGCGTACCGCTTCCGTGACGTCATGCTGCGAGGCCAGACATGATGCTGAAGGCTGCACCCGCCGGGTCCATGAGGACTGCCATGCGCCCCACCCCCGGAACGTCAAAAGCCGGTGCAATGACATGGCTGCCCAACTCAACTGCCTGCGCAACCGTGGCATCGATGTCCACCACGTTGAAATATGTCATCCAGAACGGCGACAACCCCTCGATGGGAAGCTTCAGCGCGCCCGCCACAGCCCTCCCGTCCACCAGCAGATTCGTGTATTCTTGCAGGTCCCCCGCAGGCGCCGTGTTGCTGGTGCAGCCAGTGACGGCCTCATAGAAAGCCACTGCCTTGGGGACGTCATTGGTCTGGAGTTCATTCCAAACCATGGTGCCGGGCTCGTTGAACAGGCCCGATCCGGGGTGGTTGCCGGCCTCCCAGAACCCGATCTGGGCTCCGGTGGGATCTGTGGCGAAGAACATACGCCCTGAGCCGTTGGGGACGGAGTCAGGAGGGAACACAAGGGCACCGCCCGCGGCCTCCACACGCCGGGCGGCCTCGTCAGCCGAATCAACTGCAAGGTAGTTTGCCCAGTACGAAGGCATTCCTTCTGGAGCATCTGGCAGCTGTTGCATCATGCCGGCGACGTATCGGCCCTTGAGCTTGGCCATGTAATAGGTCATGCCGTTCCCGGCGTCCATGGCGTCCAGCTCCCATCCGAAGAGGTCGCTGTAGAACTTCCTGGAAACGTCAATGTCGGTGGAGGAAAGGTCCACCCAACATGGTGTCCCTTGCTTGTAGCTGTCGGCCTCCGGCATGGTGTTCCTTTCGATGCGCTCGAAACTCCAGCCTACGCAAAAAAGGGCCCTCAGGGTACGCCAATGAATGACGTGCCCTGAGGTCCCTTTTTCAAAGATATACGGCATCCGAAAATGCGCGATGACCTTGAAGTACGATGGCGGTCCGCAACTCAGTGCCTACGGCACCTGTTGGTTGCGACAGCTATCCGATTCGGCGGGTGTCAACCTCGTCGTCATCGTCTTCCGCGTACTTGTCCTCATAAGCCGAATAGTCCGGCTCCGGGGGATCTTCGGGGAAGTGGCTCTTTACACGACTGGACGGACCCGTGAGCTCCCGCTCAAGTGCCGAATAGTCAGTGTTCGGGGAGTAGTACTTAATGTCCCGAGCCTGCTTGGTAGCTTTTGCCTTTTGACGGCCGCGCCCCATGGCGTGACCCCCTTTTGTACTTGGACCGGAGGTGGTCACCTTGGCTATCGGTGAGGCCCCGGAATGTTTGGTCAATTTGTCGTATGTCTAGATTACATGCTTTCAGGGGTGCCTGCGCGCCACCTCAGCCCCGCGTCCGGGCCGACTCCTGCCAAATCCAAGCCCGAACACCTCCCAGGGACCCGAAAATTGGGTAGAGTCTGCCTCAATGCGGCGTCACAGCAGGAAGGCACACCCCGGAAATGAGCCAGGACAACACTCCGCCACGCGATGGTTCACCACGCGACAAGGACGATGATAAGACTCCACCCGCGCCCGAATCTCCACCGCTGGCAGCCGGTGAGCAACCGCCTGCAGCTCCGTGGGCGCCGCCTTCGGGCCTCCAACCGGACCCTGCTCCCGAGCTCGACCCTGACTTTGTGCCGGACCCCGCGGCCCAGCCCGATCCCGCCCTACCGCCCACCGAAGCGCAGGCGCCCTCTTATCCCAGCGCTTATCCAGGGCAAGAGGGCCAGCCACCCTACCCGGGCCAGCCGCCCTACCCGGACCAGGAGCTGCCCCCGGAAGCCCAAGGCGATCCAGTTAAGCGCCAGCGCCTGGTCATCGGCGGCATCGTGGTGGGCGTGCTGGTCCTTATTGGTGTTGTGATCTGGGTGCTGCTCAACCTGCTGGGAACCCGTCCCGAGGCCAATGTCACCACTCCGAGCGCCACGGCAACCCCGGGACCCCTCCCCCGGGATGCGAATTCCAAAGACTTCCAGGTGGGCGACTGCTTCGCCGACTTTGATCCCAATGCCAGCGAAGCACGGGCCGTCGCCTGCGATACCGAACACTCGGCCCAACTCATTGGAGTCCACGTGTACCCGGGCGACGATTCGTTCCCGGGAACCAATGCCCTGCGGGACAAGGGACGCGAGGTGTGCAAGGCCTCAGTGGCGAATCTCAACGCGGCAGCCGACAACTACGTGCTGCTTCAACAGAACGTCTACCCGAGCACCACAAGCTGGGATCGGGGCGACCGCCGCGTTGATTGCTTCATCGTGGTGGACTCAGGAAACTCCATCAAGGAAGACCTCCTTCAGAAGTAGTCCACCAACCATCGCTATTTCCTACGGACTGTGAGCCCGGCACCCACCGGTATACCGCCGTCGGGACCTGCCAGTGCTTCCAGGCCGTCAATGGTGAGCTCGTCCAGGTCAGCTGCGGTGTCCACCAGCACGGTGTCGCCATCGCTGATCTCGCCCGCAAGGATCTCCTTGGCCAGGCGATCACCGATCTCACGCTGAACCAGCCTGCGCAGCGGCCGGGCGCCGTAGGCGGGGTCGAATCCGGACATGGCCAACCACGCCCGCGCCCCCTCGGTCACCTCAAGGCTCAGGCGACGATCCCGGAGCCGGTTGCTCAGCTCGGCCACGTGCAGCTCCACGATTCGCGCGAGTTCCTCCACGGACAACGGATCGAAGAGCACGATCTCGTCCAGGCGGTTCAGGAACTCCGGCTTGAACGATGCCTGCACCACAGCCATCACAGCCTCACGCTTGGCTCTGGCATCCATTGTCGGGTCAACCAGGAACTGGCTTCCGGAGTTTGAGGTCAGCACCAGGATGGTGTTGCGGAAGTCCACGGTCCGGCCCTGGCCGTCGGTGAGCCGACCGTCGTCGAGGACCTGCAGGAGGATATCGAAGACCTCCGGGTGCGCCTTCTCAACCTCGTCCAGCAACACCACGGAGTACGGCCTGCGGCGAACAGCCTCAGTCAGCTGGCCGCCCTCCTCATAGCCCACGTATCCCGGAGGGGCTCCCACCAGGCGGGCTACCGAGTGCTTCTCGCTGTACTCGGACATGTCGATCCGGATCATGGCGCGTTCGTCGTCAAAGAGGAAGTCAGCCAAGGCCTTGGCCAGTTCCGTCTTGCCAACGCCGGTGGGACCCAGGAACAGGAACGAACCTGTGGGGCGGTTGGGGTCGCTGATCCCGGCACGGGCACGACGCACAGCGTCGGACACGGCCTGGACAGCCTTTGACTGCCCGATCAAGCGCTTGCCCAGCTCTTCCTCCATGTGGAGGAGTTTCTGGGATTCGCCTTGCAGCATTCGCCCGGCAGGGATACCCGTCCACGCGGAGATGACCTCGGCGATGTCATCGGCAGTCACGTCCTCAGCCACCATGAGCTCGGGCTTCGAATCACTCCGTGCCGATTCCTCCTCAGCGGCGGCGCTCAGTTCCCGTTCCAGGGCGGGCAGCTCGCCATAGAGGATCCGCGACGCCGATTCGAGGTCGCCTTCGCGCTGGGCCTTGTCCGCAACCGAACGCAGTTCGTCGATCTTGGCCTTGAGGTCACCGACGCGGTTGAGGCCGGCTTTCTCAGCCTCCCAGCGCGCGTTCAAGGCACTGAGTTCCTCGTTCTTGTCGGCTTTATCCGCGCGCAGGGCAGCCAGGCGTTCCACCGACGCTGGATCGGTCTCGCCCTGCAGGGCCAGCTCTTCCATGGTCAAACGGTCGACGGCGCGGCGGAGCTGGTCGATCTCCTCCGGCGCGGAGTCGATCTCCATGCGGAGCCGGGACGCTGCCTCGTCCACGAGGTCGATGGCCTTGTCCGGCAGCTGGCGGCCGGAGATGTAGCGGTTGGATAGAGTCGCCGCAGCCACAAGGGCGGAGTCAGCGATGGCCACCTTGTGGTGGGCCTCGTAACGCTCCTTCAAGCCACGAAGAATACCGATGGTGTCCTCGACGCTGGGTTCACCGACGTAGACCTGCTGGAACCGGCGCTCCAAGGCAGGGTCCTTCTCGATGTTCTCGCGGTATTCGTCCAGCGTGGTGGCACCGATGAGGCGGAGCTCGCCACGTGCCAGCATGGGCTTGAGCATGTTGCCGGCATCCATGGCGCTGTCCCCCGTGGCCCCCGCACCAACTACCGTGTGGATTTCGTCAATGAACGTGACGATCTGGCCGTTGGAGTTCTTGATTTCCTCCAGCACGGCCTTCAGGCGTTCTTCGAACTCGCCGCGGTACTTGGCGCCGGCCACCATGGAGGCGAGGTCCAGCGCAATGAGCGTCTTGCCCCGGAGGCTCTCCGGGACATCGCCGGCGACCATGCGCTGGGCGAGTCCTTCCACCACGGCGGTCTTGCCGACGCCGGGCTCGCCAATCAGCACAGGGTTGTTCTTGGTGCGGCGGCTCAGGACCTGGACCACGCGCCGGATCTCGCTGTCACGGCCAATGACCGGGTCCAGCTTGCCGGATCGGGCCACTGCAGTGAGGTCCGTACCGAACTTCTCCAAGGCCTGGAAGGTGTTTTCCGGATCCGGAGAGTTGACGTTCCGGTCGCCCCGGACACCCGGCAGGGCGGCGAGCAGCGCTTCATGGGAGGCACCGGCGTCGCGCATTAACTTGCCAACGGCGTCGCTTCCGGCCGAGAGGCCCAACAACAGGTGCTCGGTGGACACGAAGGAATCGCCGAGCTTGTCGGCTTCGTTCTGGGCGGCCTGGATGGCCTGCATGGACTGGCGCGAGAGCTGTGCCTGCTGGACAGAACTCCCCGAGGAAGAAGGCAGCGCTTTGATGGCCGAACTTGCCTGCACGCTCACGGCGTCCGGATCCGCACCGGTGGCACGCAGCAGGGCCACGGCCACGCCATCACGCTGGTCCATGAGGGCCTTCAAGAGGTGTGCCGGTTCAAGCTGCGGGTTACCGGCAGTTGAGGCGTTCATGGCGGCCGCAGAAAGGGCCTCCTGGCTTTTGGTGGTGAATTTGACGTCCAAAGAGTGCTCCCTTTCTGGAGTTGAACCAATACTTTCAAAGTTGAGTCTACTACGCTCAACTTTGATTTTTGGCCCACTGTGTTCCATGTTTGCCCACGGCGAAACAGGTGTCCAGAGCCACCGGCTTGGCAAGCAGCTTAGGCTGGGGGCATGGACGCCATTTCAAGTGCTGACGAACTCGAAGAATTGATCGGACTGCCGCTTGAACGCGTGCGCCGGAAGGTGCGAACAGCGCTCAGCGATTTCGACAGGCAATGGCTGGCCGCCAGCCCCTTCTGCGTGATCTCGACGACGGACGCACAGGGGCGCGTTGACGCCTCACCCAAAGGCGACCCCGCTGGATTTATCCTCGTCCTGGACCAGCACACTATTGCCATCCCGGAACGGCCGGGCAACAAGCTCGCCTTCGGCTTCCACAACATCCTGGAGAACCCGAACGTCGGCATTCTCTCCGTGGTCCCGGGCCGCACGGATACCCTGCGGATCAACGGGACCGCGCAAATTGTCCGCGACGCCGACTTCTTCGACCTGATGGTGGTCAAAGGCCACCGGCCGCGCGCCGCCGTCGTGGTCTCAGTGGAGGAAGTGTTCACGCACTGCGGCAAGGCCTTCATGCGAAGCGGACTCTGGCAACCCGAGACCTGGGAGACCGGCGACCTGCCGAGCATCGCGGTGCTTTCACAGGCCTACACGCAACCGGAAACTCCGCTGGAAGAGCTGGAGACCTATTACGGACCGTCCTACGCGGAGAAGATGTATCGGGAGTAGACAGGCTCAGGCCGGATAGACCGCAACCAGCGCAGACTTGACCACAAACCGCACGTCCATGCCCGGGACAAGTCCAAGGTCGGCGGACGCCGCGGGGGTGATGTCGGCGGACAATGCTTGGGCCGGACCGCCCGCGGCGCGGACCCGGATCTGGTCCCCATGCGGCTCAAGGTCCGTGATGGTGACGGCAAACGAATTGCGGGGGCTTCCGTGCACCTCGCCAAGGAAGACGGAAACGCTCGACGGCGGGAACGCCGCCACGCCTGCCTGTCCGGGCAGGGGTGACCAGCCCGGATCATGCTGGCCGGCGAAAACCCGGCCATCCGGCGTCGTGATTCCCTCCTCGGTGATGGTGCCGGTGACGAGGTTCAGGCCCGCCAAACCAGCTGCGAAATGGCTCCTGGGCCGTTCAAGGACCTGACGGGTGGGGCCTTCCTCTGCGATCCGGCCCTTTTCCACCACGATGACACGGTCGGCCAGCATGTAGGCGTCCAGGACATCGTGGGTGACGATGATGGCCTTCCGATCCTTCAAAACGCGTTTGAGCACGCGGCGAAGCAACGGTGCCGCATGGATATCGAGGGCGGCCATGGGCTCATCGAGAAGGAGGAGCTCGGGCTCGGCGGCCAAAGCGCGGGCCACTGCCACACGTTGGGCCTGCCCGCCGGATAGTTGCGAGGGCTTTCGGTTGGCCAGGGGCAGGGCGTCCACTTCGGCAAGCCAGTGCTGCGCGGTTTCCCGTGCCGCCACTTTGGAAGCTCCGGCACTCCGCGGACCGAACGCCACGTTGTCCAGGGCGTTCAGGTGCGGAAACAGCAGCGCCTCCTGGGCCAGCAGCGCAGTCCCGCGGAGGTGGGGCGGGCTCCAATGGCGAGTACCGGCGTCGAGGTTGAACAGCTGTTTGTCTGCGATCCGTGCCGAACCGGAATCCGGTCGCAACAGCCCGGAAATCACACCCAGCAAAGTGGATTTGCCCGCACCGTTGGGACCGAGGATGGCCACAGTTTCGCCGTCGGCGAGGCTGAGTGACATGTCGAAGTCCCTGGCGCGGAGGCTGGCTTGCAGTTCGAAGCTCATGCTGGGACCTCCGAAGGTGTGCTGCTGCGCCGGCGTCCATAACTGAGCCCCACCACAGCCACCGCGACAGCCACCAGGACCAGGGACAGCGCGACGGCAGCGTCGGCGTCGGTCTCCCGTTGAAGATAAATCTCCAGCGGCAGCGTGCGCGTCACCCCTTCAAGGCTTCCGGCAAACGTCAGCGTCGCGCCGAACTCCCCCAGGCTGCGCGCGAACGACAACACGGCTCCCGACGCCAGCCCCGGCAGGACCAGCGGAAGCGTGACACGGCGCAGGACCGTGGTGGGTCGGGCCCCGAGTGTCGCCGCGACGGCCTCATATTTGTTTCCAGCTGATCGCAGGGCACCCTCCAAGCTGACCACCAGGAAGGGCAAGGCTACGAACGTTTGGGCCAACACCACCGCGGTGGTGGAAAACGCAATCTGGATGCCCGCTACCTCCAGGGACTTCCCCAGGAGGCCCTGCCGCCCAAACGTGTACAGGAGCGCGATGCCGCCGACGACGGGTGGCAGCACCAGCGGCAAGAGGACGAAGGCCCTCAGGAGCCGCTGGCCCCGGAACTCGCCCCGGGCCAGCACCAACGCCAATGGAACTCCCAGCACGACGCACAGCAGAGTACTGGCGGCCGAGGTTCGCAAGCTCAATCCCAGGGCGGCCAGCGAGGATTCGGACGTGACGAGCGGGATGAACTGCGGCCAGTTCACCTTGGCGAGCATTGCCGCCAACGGGAGGACAACCAGGAGTCCACCCACGGCTGCAATGGCGTAGATCCAACGCGGGATGCCTTGATAGCCGGTGGTGCTCTTCATGTTCCCCTTACAGCTGTGCGTTCAGTGGCAAAGCCAGGCTACGGTGCGCCAAATCCGGCGTCGCCCAGAACCTTCTTGCCTGCTTCACTGGTGACCGCGGCGATGAAGGCCGCTGCCAGTTCCTTGTTCTGGCTGGAGCTTACCGTGGCGATCGGATACGTATTGACGGCCTTGTCCGACTCCGGGAAGGGCACACCCTTGACCTTGTCGCCGGCCCCCTTGATGTCCGTGACGTAGACCAGACCGGCATCGGCCTCGCCCGAGGTGACTTTGCCGAGGACATCGGTCACCGAAGATTCCTCACTGACGGGGGTCAGCGTGATGCCGCTGGCCTTCGCAACCGTGTCTGTTGCCGCGCCGCAAGGAACCTGGCTGGCGCAGGTGACGACTTTAACGCCGGGCTTGGCGAGGTCTGCGAAGGAAGAGATCGACGCCGGGTTGCTGGGCGGGACTGCGATCTCCAGGACGTTGGTGGCGAAGTTCGTAGCGGCACCGTCCAGCAGTTTGGCGTCGGCCAGCTTTGTCATGTTCTTGGTGTCGGCGGAAGCGAAGATGTCGGCAGGAGCGCCCTGGCTGATCTGCGTGACCAGGTCGGAGGAGCCGGCAAAGCTCAGGGTTACCTTGGTGCCGGGGTTCCTGGCTTCGAAGTCCTTGGCCAGTTGAGTAAAGGTT
This genomic window contains:
- the purF gene encoding amidophosphoribosyltransferase — protein: MARGDGKLSHDLLPGEKGPQDACGVFGVWAPGEEVAKLTYYGLYALQHRGQESAGIATSDGKRINVYKDMGLVSQVFDETTLNTLTGHLAVGHCRYSTTGASHWANAQPTLGATATGTVALAHNGNLTNTAELREMILERNDGQLTGEMKQGNTSDTALVTALLEGEEGKTLEQTALELLPKIKGGFCFVFMDEGTLYAARDTYGIRPLCLGRLDRGWVVASEQAGLATVGASFIREIEPGEFIAIDEDGVRSQRFAEATPAGCVFEYVYLARPDAAIAGRSVYEARVEMGRQLARENTHEADLVIPVPESGTPAAVGYAEQSGIPFAHGFVKNAYVGRTFIQPSQTLRQLGIRLKLNALESVIRGKRIVVVDDSIVRGNTQRAIVRMLREAGAAAVHVKISSPPVQWPCFYGIDFASRAELIANGATIEEISQAIGADSLAYISEDGMIGATQQPRERLCTACFTGKYPIELPHADKLGKNLLERTDLGGLEPAAESDSVDDSEDPAEKPGATGCDPGPDAEFENLLTDADRLTDADKKESV
- the purM gene encoding phosphoribosylformylglycinamidine cyclo-ligase — protein: MSSATPAAENNSGITYASAGVDVEAGDRAVELMKGAIKATHNSSVIGGVGGFAGLYDVSKLLTYKKPLLATSTDGVGTKVAIAQAMDIHDTIGFDLVGMVVDDIVVVGAEPLYMTDYIACGKVVPERIADIVRGIAAACSVAGTALVGGETAEHPGLLGEHEYDVAGAATGIVEADALLGPDRVRAGDVVIGMASSGLHSNGYSLVRRVINHAGWALDRQVSELGRTLGEELLEPTRVYAADCLDLARAFPVTGGAAVHGFSHVTGGGLAANLARVLPQGLVATVDRNTWELPAIFKLVSELGNVPLADLERTLNLGVGMVAIVSAEAADAAVARLNDRGLPSWVMGTVSADSDSIDKTGPDYVQGAKGVDGGAVRLVNAYA
- a CDS encoding VOC family protein encodes the protein MTSRKRYASGEPCWADLQTRDVAAAKDFYQHVFGWSYQDLPTPDGRSYAQAFVKDQLVAVIAPQNPMQEAAGTHGQWNVYIAATDTEEIADDAVHAGGKLQFGPEAVADTGVLAFIEPPGGGTTGIWQAGTHRGSHLFNEPGALAWAELLTPEPQAAVGFFQELFAHEVTEYPQDDGGSYSTLMVNGDEVAGVVPAGEGDEPGWQIYFAVADLRKAVEAAAAAGGEVLVEAEDHPETGSLATIQDPQGGVLSLIQV
- a CDS encoding VOC family protein: MPEADSYKQGTPCWVDLSSTDIDVSRKFYSDLFGWELDAMDAGNGMTYYMAKLKGRYVAGMMQQLPDAPEGMPSYWANYLAVDSADEAARRVEAAGGALVFPPDSVPNGSGRMFFATDPTGAQIGFWEAGNHPGSGLFNEPGTMVWNELQTNDVPKAVAFYEAVTGCTSNTAPAGDLQEYTNLLVDGRAVAGALKLPIEGLSPFWMTYFNVVDIDATVAQAVELGSHVIAPAFDVPGVGRMAVLMDPAGAAFSIMSGLAA
- a CDS encoding DUF3073 domain-containing protein yields the protein MGRGRQKAKATKQARDIKYYSPNTDYSALERELTGPSSRVKSHFPEDPPEPDYSAYEDKYAEDDDDEVDTRRIG
- a CDS encoding septum formation family protein; this encodes MSQDNTPPRDGSPRDKDDDKTPPAPESPPLAAGEQPPAAPWAPPSGLQPDPAPELDPDFVPDPAAQPDPALPPTEAQAPSYPSAYPGQEGQPPYPGQPPYPDQELPPEAQGDPVKRQRLVIGGIVVGVLVLIGVVIWVLLNLLGTRPEANVTTPSATATPGPLPRDANSKDFQVGDCFADFDPNASEARAVACDTEHSAQLIGVHVYPGDDSFPGTNALRDKGREVCKASVANLNAAADNYVLLQQNVYPSTTSWDRGDRRVDCFIVVDSGNSIKEDLLQK
- the clpB gene encoding ATP-dependent chaperone ClpB; amino-acid sequence: MDVKFTTKSQEALSAAAMNASTAGNPQLEPAHLLKALMDQRDGVAVALLRATGADPDAVSVQASSAIKALPSSSGSSVQQAQLSRQSMQAIQAAQNEADKLGDSFVSTEHLLLGLSAGSDAVGKLMRDAGASHEALLAALPGVRGDRNVNSPDPENTFQALEKFGTDLTAVARSGKLDPVIGRDSEIRRVVQVLSRRTKNNPVLIGEPGVGKTAVVEGLAQRMVAGDVPESLRGKTLIALDLASMVAGAKYRGEFEERLKAVLEEIKNSNGQIVTFIDEIHTVVGAGATGDSAMDAGNMLKPMLARGELRLIGATTLDEYRENIEKDPALERRFQQVYVGEPSVEDTIGILRGLKERYEAHHKVAIADSALVAAATLSNRYISGRQLPDKAIDLVDEAASRLRMEIDSAPEEIDQLRRAVDRLTMEELALQGETDPASVERLAALRADKADKNEELSALNARWEAEKAGLNRVGDLKAKIDELRSVADKAQREGDLESASRILYGELPALERELSAAAEEESARSDSKPELMVAEDVTADDIAEVISAWTGIPAGRMLQGESQKLLHMEEELGKRLIGQSKAVQAVSDAVRRARAGISDPNRPTGSFLFLGPTGVGKTELAKALADFLFDDERAMIRIDMSEYSEKHSVARLVGAPPGYVGYEEGGQLTEAVRRRPYSVVLLDEVEKAHPEVFDILLQVLDDGRLTDGQGRTVDFRNTILVLTSNSGSQFLVDPTMDARAKREAVMAVVQASFKPEFLNRLDEIVLFDPLSVEELARIVELHVAELSNRLRDRRLSLEVTEGARAWLAMSGFDPAYGARPLRRLVQREIGDRLAKEILAGEISDGDTVLVDTAADLDELTIDGLEALAGPDGGIPVGAGLTVRRK
- a CDS encoding MSMEG_1061 family FMN-dependent PPOX-type flavoprotein; this encodes MDAISSADELEELIGLPLERVRRKVRTALSDFDRQWLAASPFCVISTTDAQGRVDASPKGDPAGFILVLDQHTIAIPERPGNKLAFGFHNILENPNVGILSVVPGRTDTLRINGTAQIVRDADFFDLMVVKGHRPRAAVVVSVEEVFTHCGKAFMRSGLWQPETWETGDLPSIAVLSQAYTQPETPLEELETYYGPSYAEKMYRE
- a CDS encoding sulfate/molybdate ABC transporter ATP-binding protein, translating into MSFELQASLRARDFDMSLSLADGETVAILGPNGAGKSTLLGVISGLLRPDSGSARIADKQLFNLDAGTRHWSPPHLRGTALLAQEALLFPHLNALDNVAFGPRSAGASKVAARETAQHWLAEVDALPLANRKPSQLSGGQAQRVAVARALAAEPELLLLDEPMAALDIHAAPLLRRVLKRVLKDRKAIIVTHDVLDAYMLADRVIVVEKGRIAEEGPTRQVLERPRSHFAAGLAGLNLVTGTITEEGITTPDGRVFAGQHDPGWSPLPGQAGVAAFPPSSVSVFLGEVHGSPRNSFAVTITDLEPHGDQIRVRAAGGPAQALSADITPAASADLGLVPGMDVRFVVKSALVAVYPA